Proteins encoded in a region of the Panicum hallii strain FIL2 chromosome 3, PHallii_v3.1, whole genome shotgun sequence genome:
- the LOC112883916 gene encoding uncharacterized protein LOC112883916 encodes MQAMPPQEPAAAPAMDGGKVAALLAAAAALLLLLPLALPPLPPPPAQLLLVPVVMLLLVASLAFCPAASGGGNLAAADHGSFGARECLDRRTCAEPSSRAAMVRTAERDGLDSGEKCTW; translated from the coding sequence ATGCAGGCGATGCCGCCGCAGgaaccggcggcggcgccggcgatggACGGGGGCAAGGTGGCGGCGCTgctggccgcggcggccgcgctgctgctgctgctcccgcTGGCGCTgcccccgctgccgccgcccccggcGCAGCTGCTGCTCGTCCCCGTCGTCATGCTGCTGCTCGTGGCGTCCCTCGCCTTCTGCCCCgccgcgagcggcggcggcaaccTCGCCGCCGCGGACCACGGGTCGTTCGGGGCCAGGGAGTGCCTGGACCGCCGCACCTGTGCTGAGCCTAGCTCGCGCGCAGCCATGGTGCGGACTGCGGAGAGGGATGGACTGGATTCTGGAGAAAAATGTACATGGTAA